The genomic window TATCCCAAATCATGCATATTAACATTTTATCAAAAGGTGTATGCTATGCTCTGAATCTTTGTGtcctcctccaaaattcataggttgaaatccTAAACCCCAAGGTTATGGCATTATAAGGAGATGGGGcatttggaaggtgattaggtcacggccctcataaatgggattagtacccttataaaagaagcccaAGAGAAACCCCTTCCCCCTTCCACACAGCTAGAAGGtgtcatctatgaaccagaaatcGGGGCCTCACCAGACCCTGAATCTGCAAATgcctggattttggacttcctagcctccagagctgAGAAATGAAATTCTGTAGTTTATAGCCTACCAAGCTTATGGTAAAATGGGCTAAGAGAGTATACTACAGTTTATCTGCCTTAAAATCAAGTGTAAGAAAAACACTGCACTGTAgtaaattttacatttccacagcaaggagagaaaaaaagtgaaatgattACCTAGATCACTGAGGAAAAAAATTGCTGCAAGATCCACTTTGGGTAATTCAAATGAAAGTAGAGATGTCCATCCCACCTCCCAGCTTGAAATTACTCAAACTGATACCTCAATTTTccagtgtgttttaaaaatacagttacaAGATGGAAGACAAATTATGTATTCCACACCTTCCTGTTTCTGGAAGGACTATCGCCAAACCATTTCCAAAAAGTGAGACTGTACTGTTTCTTAAGACATCATGAGGAGATTTCCCATTGGGTTATGAATGAGGCAGAAAAACATTAAAGACAGGAAGTTggcattctgtttttaaaatatcagttatgGGCCCTGgagcattggctcacacctgtaatcccagcactttgggaggccaggtgggtggatcgcttgaggccaggagttcaagaccagcctggccaacatggtgaagccctgtctctataacaaatacaaaaattagccaggtgtggtggcgggcacctgtaatcccagctattagggaggctgaggcatgagaatcgcttgagtccgggaggccgaggttgcagtgagccgagatcaggccactgcactccagcctgggtgacaaagcaagaccctgtctcaaatacacacacacacacacacacacacaaagttagctgggcatgctggtgcatgcctgtaatcccagctactcaggaggctgaggtggaaggactgcttaagttcgggaagtagaggttgcagtgagcggcgatcaggccactgcactctagcccgggtgacagagcgagaccccgtctcaaaaaaaaaaaaaaaatcagttacgAATGAGCAAATCCTTATTAAGTGGATTATAAATCTATGACTTTCTATATTCTAAAAGTTGCATCATTATAGACTAGTCAAAATGATTTGGGGTGCTGCATTTGAAGCATGGTCTGAAAATGTGTTAAATTATAATCATCAGAGACGGAAATGGTAcatgtggcaaaaaaaaataataataatctgtttCCCAACAAATTCCCTACCCCCAATTTCAACTGCCCAAAGTTGCAACAGGCAAAAgtagacagagagaagagagtgaaatCTGTGGCAGATGGAATCAATGTAATGAAACTATATATGCTGTGGAAAGATTTGTGTCCATAATTTAAAAACCGCCATTATGTATATTCAAGCCATTGGGTGCTAATGTATCTTTAAAATCCAATATGTGAGAGGCAAGAGAACAGagtatttaacaaaattattctttgcttttcttatttgtttcacctatattttcatgttttcctaaGATCTGGACAATTCACCAGTCAGGAAAATAAAGGGAATATGTCTACTCTGTTTATATTTTGTGAtggtttaacatttattttttatgcaacattgtttattataatattttttcttttatttgtataaatttagggggcacaagtgcagttttgttatatagatatattGCAGAttgaaatctgggcttttagtgtacccatcaccagaataatgtacattgtatccattaagtaatggttttaaattataataaagaaataaagtggaAAGTTAAGATTCAATTTCCAGTCCCAATACACGTCATGCATTAGAAAGTggttgagcccatgagtttgaggctgctatgagccatgattgcgccactgcactccagcctgagcaatggagggaccctgtctctaataactaaataaatagaaagtgttataaaataaaaaggaccTCCCTGCCCCAATCTTTAGAGTTTGCTTCACAATCAGTATAGCAGTATCTGATCACTACGTAGTGGCTGCTTGGAGTACGACATGAAACATGATCCAGAGGCCACATCCAGTGCAGCCTGAAAGAGTGACTTGATTAATAAGTACTGTCCATCACACCCACCAATTGctcaaaaagagaaagggagggaagaaacaCAAACATTGTGTGCTGGTTATTCAAAATGCACTTTTTATTCACTTTAACACAGATGATTTTTTAcagttgaaagaaaatatttgatacacaatgttgagattttttttagcAGCACCTGCAACAAGAGGATTGTGGAATACCTCAGAATAAAGTAGAGATGGCTGGGGCAGGCACAAATTAACCTGATATTCATCAATCCACTGAAGACATATGGAATCTGAGGCCCCTGAAAGTTAGCCAATACATGacaataaactaaataaatattctgTATGATGTTTTAACAGACCATTGAAAAACAATATAGTCCtaattagaaatatattattCCAAAAATCtagtgttctttaaaaaaacaccTATTGAAAATATTACACTGCACATTCTAGGGTACACAGTCAATTTCTAAACCTATATGCACAGTTCTTGGTACTCACAGATTTCAGCCTTTGGTGTTTTTTAATCTTACCCAAACTATATGTCAGCACCCCACTGAGTGTTGCTTACCCAAATGCCACTGTTTATGTCACTTAATGTTGAGTGCTTTTATTAAGATATTGAGTGGTAATTTGGTAGAAAACAATGGTATGGCTAAGAGGAAAGGGGCTCCAGTTGATGGGCCAATAATATTAACACTTGTCTTAGATGGACAGGATGCCTATGAATCCGATacccatgtaattttttttttttttactcaaatgACCACATGCCACTCTAATAGAGACAAGTACTTTTGTGAGTTGATGGAGGTCTTTATGATGAAGGCCTGAGATCTACAAATAGAAACTAGTATAAGCAGAGTGCAAGTAGAAAGAGAAGGCCCCAGGTCTcatgcacttaaaaataattagcatTTAACAGTTCTGATGTACAGATTTTCACCCTAACATGATTGTAGCAAAATGATCATAGAACTTGGAAACCAGTGTGGCTGGCTATAGGCATAGGCAGGCTAGGGACCAGTACTTAAGAGCTGTGGGGTCCCAGTTCTGGCTTTGACTTCTGGCATCAAAGTTAATTGAACAATGGTGTCAGGATTATATCTTAATTGGAAATATTGAGTATAACTGAGTTGAAATACTGTCCTCTTCTTTTCTATTTGGCCAATATGTCCCAGAGCTCTTAAAGCACAAAGGTCCTACATGTAAGTAAGGCGGATTCCATACGTGGCTACAATGGAGAGTTCTAGGCTGTATTCCTATGAAAGCTCCCACCCCCTTCCTGGCCTAGGTCTCTTTTTGGGGTAGTTTCTGTCTGTCACTATTTTTATcatagatgttttaaaatacagattaaaatctaTGCAGGATAAACAGATCAACCAACAAGAACCACACTGCATATTCATAATATAGTATATAACTGACAGTCATGGTAATCAAAAATTGTCaaaccatttttatattttaacatggGAGCTTTAAGATGTTTTTTATGAGTCACATAAAGATTACTCAGAGCTCAAGAATTTTTCCTGCCACAGTGCAAAAGCAAAAGGAAGAGCTATGTAGTTGCTGTTAAAGATTGACCACAGAATGgtttgagaattttaaaagtcCCTCTCCATAGTCTTAGCTGTTATCATCAGATAAATCTAACCACAGCATGGCACTGATGTAGTTTATAGATTCATAGAACTTAGAGCCAGAAAGGACTTTATATTGAACATGTAGCCAGTACAGAAAATCTTTTTATGGTATTCTAACAGATGGTCATCCAGTGAGTATTTTCAGAGGCAGGGAGCTCACTATTAAGGCAGTCCATTCCACTGTTGGACAACTCTGATTATGGGAAATTCATTCTAACACTGGGTTAAAATCTGCTCTTCTGTCACTTTCAATGTCGGACCACTCTGATTATGGGAAATTCATTCTAATACTGGGTTAAGATCTGCTCTTCTGTCACTTTCAGTGTCCTAATTAGGCTAGTTGAACATACAGTGCAACACACAAGAAACCAGTTCCTTCttctacaataaatatttgagttaaGGAGCCTTGTGAGAAAAGTTCATTATCCCCCAATCTTTTCTGAAGCCTTCTCCATGAGCCCAGCATGTTGGATCGAAGGACCATCTAAATTATGAGCAGAGAGCACTGCATCCAAATTCATATACTAAGCAGCATTGCTAAATTGGTAAGAGGTTGTCAGAGAAGCAACATCTCTATGCAGCAGAAGTAGACTTAGGAAGTAAAAGCAGACCAACCATTTATTTGCAAAGGTGGTTGGCATATTTAAGCATAATCCATTCACTAGTATCCTATGACTTCAAACACAAGAAGTATAATCAATTGCCAGTGTCATTAGAGTATCTCTTATTGAGATGGGATTTTTTGAAAAGCTCAGATGGGAGCAAACCATACATAAGAATTTAAACAAGCCAGTGTATATCATTATACTTTTGCACTCCTAATCATTACAATTTCTTTATAATTCAAGCCTAGGAATCCttatttgcattattatttttattgtaatacaGCTCAAAGTCTGATTTTTTCCCCTTCGGCAGAAATGTCAGAAACTGCTCGGCAAGAGTCTCATAGTGACATTTGTTAGTTGATTAATGGAACACTTTAAGAAATAGTTGTAGCTCTTTAACTCCTTCATGCAGCTGGGTTCTAGGTTTaaactgtgatttaaaaaatatttaactgtcTCAGGACTAAAACTTTCTGATATGTCCTGAGACACACAAGAAGGGGAAATAGCAGAAATCACGCAAAATACACTTGGCTTGatagagctttatttttttaatttttaatttttttaatcgaTCTACACTTCAATTTGAAAGGCTCTGTTTCACAGTCAGAACCTTGTCTCTTACCCTCTTTGTGTGTGCACTCTTAGAGGGGCACAGTTATTCTTACACTACTGACTGACCTATTTGGggcacatttttaaaaggctcCCTATCTTTAACAGCACGAAGACCCTGCTTTGGAGCCACTGTTCAAGTCAATGGTGTGACCCAACATGCAATGCTCCAGCTGTTCCTCTACAGCCAACACCTGCCTGACAGCTTCTTCAAAGGCCACTGTCACATTAGTATCATCTTTGGCACTAGTTTCTAAATAAGGGTAATCCCCATTCTCCATGCACCAGGCTTGTGCCTCCTCAGTAGTCACTTGCCTATCCTCTTTGTCTACCTTGTTACCCAGAACTACAAAGGGGAAATGCTCAGGGTCCTTCACATCCGCATAGTAAATAAATTCTTTCTGCCAGTTACCAAGATTCTCGAAGCTCTGCCGATCATCCACGCTGAAGGTCAAGAGGCAGCAGTCTGCTCCCCTGTAGAAGGGTGTCCTAAGGCTCTTGAAACGTTCCTGCCCTGCAGTGTCCCAAATCTGGAGGGTTACAAAGCGTCCATCTACCTCCAGATCTCGATTTAAGAACTCTACCCCTATGGTGTGAAAAGCCTGGGAGTCAAATTTGTTGGTTACATAACGGTTCATAAGCGAACTTTTCCCAACTCCACCATCACCCAAGAGAATGACCTTTAAGAGCAGGGATTTCCCACTCATTTTTGCAGCACCAGAAGGGAAGGAGTTTGTAACCAAGAGaacctgaaaataaaaggaaaagtaggAGGGAAAACAGTTAAACCTGAAACTGAAATCAACTTCATAGCAAATTTCTCTGAATTATGAGGCCTTCTCATTCAACTTCTCTGATTTATGCTCATTAATTGATGTAGTACAGTGGAAGAAATAGAACTAATTTTGCATAAGGGGAAAAATAGGTCTTGTTTTTCTGAGGTCTTTTGTTGTGCCAGGAAAATGGCTGAGTGCCACGGGTAAATGGACTAGCAGATGGTCCTGTAATTTGGTTCAGTTCTGACCCAATTCTAGGAGAGGAAGCCTAGAACAGGAATGCCACTCAAATGTGTGACAACTTTAGCTTCCGGTTTGGACAGTTCCAAACAATAGACAAATAGTATGAAATTGACTTGGGGTTTGAAGTCTGCTCTTGATGGATGCAAAAATTATTGAGAAGAGAAAGCTACATAAACTGGATTCTTGATTCTGTCGGTAGAGGTCTGGGCCAGAATTAGACTGCACCCCAGAATTTGAAAGAGAGAACAAGGTTACATTTCTTCAGGCATTTACCCCATTATACTTGCATTGATAGGAACACCCTCTCAAGTAAGgatcttctatatttttttcttcatggaaCAATGGCATTTATGTTGATGACAATTGACTGATATCAATATAACAGCTGTCATGAAGGAAGGAAATCTTGAATAGCTTATTAGTTTTTGGATTTAGGTTTCAATTCCATAATAGCAACATTTGAAAACATACTGTAAAATTTAAAGTGCTAATATTTATACAGTACCCTACTTGTTACCTCCACAACATGTCTACACATGGAATACCTAGAAcgtgtcttaaaataaaaagatcaaatgCTTACTGAACAAATACTACCTTTTCCTATATTCTGTTAGGTACTTTCCCACTAGGTCTATTGTGGGGACTCAACAGTGATGAGGTTAATTGGATGATATTTATACAATAGACCCAAAGAGATGAAAACGAATCACTAATTGAAGGAGTGCATGCAAAACAGTTTCTGGAAGCACACacatttgaatataattttacaaaatttagtAGCCCTTAAAATGATTTTGGAATGCCTGTGTACtagctatatatttttctaaatattcatttttaagagatcaaatattaaaatatcccaAATCCACAGTGTGCCCCCTTGAAATACCTACCCAGTGGGTTTTTgtcacaatttaaatattttccttttttcctgttgttgttttattctttctttttagggtgctataaaacagaatagaaaacattattttaaaaaatctataataaaataaCGTTAAGgctctctataaaaatatattcaagtcagaaaaaaaaagaacccacagCAACCTCAGGTAACCTACAGAGGgtgcttttcaaaaataaaagttcaaaatgcTACCTATGCCTAacataagcaaaataattttattccaagAACTTTCACTTATCCTAAtttgtaatttatataatttttacattttatattgtcTCTCAATTGAATTCACCATTCAAAGTAAAAGCAAATTAAAGAAAGTAGATGATATTCACAATAGATGACATTCAGGAAAAGGAAAGTACAGAGCAATCTaagatatgttgaaatcctaagtCAGAGatgaaacttcttccttttatACCTACCAACGTTCCCATCTCCAAGAAAATTGTTAGTGCACTCACCAGTCTGTCTCAAGGTTGTCTCTGCAATTGATTCCACATAATTAgcagaaaaaaattgtgtttgtgGGCTTCCTGTTTACAATAAAGTATATTAtcttggctaattattttattaattagtttaggtcatttctcttttctttatttattttttaaatttgagacagggtctcattctgtcacccaggctggagtgcagtggtgcaatcatggctcactgcagcctcgacctcctgggctcaagtaatcttcccacctcagccttccgagtagctgggactacgggcacgcaccaccatgcccggctaagttttgtagtttttgtagagatggggtttcaccatgttgcccaggttggtctcaaactccagggctcaaaagatctgcccacctcatgttcccaaagtgcttgattcactggcgtgagccgctgcacctggcagGTCATCAGTCTTAAACACCAGTTTTAATATTTAGCTGGtgctattaaatttaaatatacattcatctaatattataattaattatggCAAGAATCTTATTTAAGCAGCATCAAGAGTACTGGTCCAAGAAGAAAAACAGTGCCTAGATCTGTGTAGTGTTCTTACTGAGGAAGAacgaagctttaaaaaaaaatctgctgctTAATAATCTcatgttattttctaaatatagataAAACTTACAATAAGGATTCATTAGATATCTAAACCACTAATTATGAATTTAAATAATATCTCCTAAATGGATAGGCTTTATCCTCCTTCTTGGTTTATATACACTCTACAGAATTCTCAAGTTTCCTACAATTCCTGATTTGTGTCCTCTTATTCCTGCTCCCAAATTTCTGTCTTTGGAATTAGCTCaaataacaaacatttctttaaatggaGATGAAACAAGTGTTAgcacacttttttatttttttataccgGTCTGTAGGATAATTTTACAGAGCAGAACTCTTgaactctcattttaaaaagtaccagAAGTACAAACTTGGGCATGATTCTGATGGCTAGTATTAAGCGTCCATGCCACACAAGCTTCCTTGAGTTCCTAGCAACAGGTGTTCACATCATTAAAAGACTCACTGACCCTATTCTCCCAGTTGCAGATAAACTCAATAGACAGGTCAAGGACTGAGTGAATATGGAAACCAAATGCTCAGCTCCAGGAATAATGATGATGTATTAATAACTGTCTGAGATAATGCTGCAGTTGCTTGTGCATTCCCTATTTGGTTATGTGCACACATAACTTCTGGGCCTATAGGCTCTATGCcaagggaaaaagaggaaaagcaatGTGGTTCAGTGTCAAGAGCACTGAGCTAGCTGGCAGTAATCAGGACATCAGGGTCTTCATCACTGTTacaccattcatttattttatgaactTGGGCAGGTCATTTAATCTTTCTGTTTCAGTATCTTCTTACATAAAAATAGAGCAGATAATACCTGCCCTACTTAACAGGATTTTGGGGGAGAATGAAAAGCTTATGAAGTTTGCAAAGATTTGtaagcattttttgaaaaatttggtTTGAGGTTTTTATTCCTCTGGCTCCTCCACCTCCTTTCATGCACTGGTGAGGGCCTTGCGGCTCAGTATTAACCCTTCTCAGAAAGGGCCTGCTAGTGAAAGGATaagaattcttttctctttcttccatatTTGAGAATGCCTTGTTCCTCAACAAGCTTGAACATCTGCATATGGCACAGAATCTCAGCGTTGAAGGGACCTTCAGGGTCTTCTGGTCCAATCTTGCTACTGATATTTGAGAAAACACTACAGTGCCTATTGTGTGTTGTGTCCTTACTAAGGAAACCCTCCACTCTCCTCTGCTGTCTCCAACTCCCATTTATTTTCTAGAAGTAAAAATGAATACAGTTCAGATTTGTCTCCTTGCCTTCATTCAATCCTGCTGATTTTCTCTTGAAGTATCATTTTCTAGTCCTGTGCTACCATCCTCATTTTGGCCCACACTTTCTCACATCTAAACTTTTGTGAAAGTTCTTCTCTCCCTgtttctggtttctccccatccaATGTACTTTGCAAAGCTTCATCACTCAAACATCCACTGGGTGTAGATACTGTTGggaattaataaatgtttaaggcAAGGTCTTGCCCTCAGGGAGTTTACAAATTAACATGCAAGCTCAAGATCTCATTGTTTACAGTTGAAATAATGTCATTATACTGCCTTATTTTGTTAACAaacttttcctgtctttcttacATGATCGATTTTAAATTCCTAGATAGTAAGCTCACTGTTTGTGTACATTTTCGAAGCCCCTTCAGTGTGCAGCACCAGGATCCTCCATGGAGATAATAAATACTGGTTTACAAATTAACCGATTAGGTAGGTGCCCAGAATTAATGCCTCTGAATTGATGCCAAGGTACAATAGTTCCATAGTTCTGTAAGATGTCAAAATACTATTATTTATAAGGTAACTGAAGAGCAGAAGTTATGAACTTGACTCGATCATTTTCTGGATGGGGCGTAATGGGAATTCTACCTGTTGAAAGTCAGGGGAAATGCTCGAGTTTTCCTCCCCCTactctcacattttaaaaataagtatatacatTGCCCCATTCCTACCAAAAACAAGAGCAGAATAATGACATCCAGTTGATGTTGTCGGTGGGTGCTGGCCTCTCCACAATCATTCACCATTGTTTGAAAATGAATGTGATGTCCTTTAGTACATACTTAAAAAGAACTAGCACAgtataaaagcaaatgaaatcattttttcctccccCAGAATATGCTGGATTTAATCCAAGCCTTTAAACAAGGTAACATTAAGCAGGCAAATGAATTCTTTGATAAcactaaatacataaataggaAAGTCAAATGCCGTATGCATCCCTTATGGGTCCTCTATCGGGCGAGCATTTGGACCAAAACGCTTATTCTGATTTTGATCCCATTCGGAGAAAGATCTGACTCTAACTGAGTCAAATATTCGAGAGACGCAATTCCCCTTTCCTACCCTCACAAACTCATTAATGAGCATGCTCTAAGGATAGtttactaacttttttttttccccatcaggGTCTCAGTCTTGGACAATCAGGTGAATTAGGAATTTCCATAACCAATACTCCCCAGCTCTTTGTTCTTTAACACACTTGAAACCTTCTGAATCTGCCTGCGCCCACAAAGCCTTATTCAAATTATTGTATTTAGTTGGGAATGCTtagaggtgggggtggaggtgggggaggaggcagcacaatgaagaaaaagaagttgaacCTTTGAAAATAGTACATTTTAGTATGATGATGGAGAGAAGAGAGGCAGAAAAGCAAATTGGCATCAGTTCAGTTGCCATGGAGTGGAATGATGCTCAAAATCAGTAGTGCAGATTGCTCGGAGGCAAGTCTTGAAAGGGATGTGTACTGCAAGGCTCGATAAGGGAAGAGCAACTGGGGAGGGCTAGGCACTGGATGAGAGTGGCACTGTTGGAA from Nomascus leucogenys isolate Asia chromosome X, Asia_NLE_v1, whole genome shotgun sequence includes these protein-coding regions:
- the RAB9B gene encoding ras-related protein Rab-9B, whose product is MSGKSLLLKVILLGDGGVGKSSLMNRYVTNKFDSQAFHTIGVEFLNRDLEVDGRFVTLQIWDTAGQERFKSLRTPFYRGADCCLLTFSVDDRQSFENLGNWQKEFIYYADVKDPEHFPFVVLGNKVDKEDRQVTTEEAQAWCMENGDYPYLETSAKDDTNVTVAFEEAVRQVLAVEEQLEHCMLGHTIDLNSGSKAGSSCC